Sequence from the Bacillus sp. es.036 genome:
AAATTAGCCTCTGGTCAGGCGTCATTTTCGGAGCGAATTTTTTAACAGCATTTTTATTTTCACCATTCTGGGGACGTATGGCAGATCGACATGGACGAAAGCTAATGCTTCTTCGTTCTGGCTTCGGTATGGCAATCGTTATTATTTTAACCGGATTTGCCACAGGTCCCTGGTCTTTACTTGGTTTACGTTTGCTTAATGGGGTTGTTTCAGGATTTATCCCTGCTGCAATTGCACTTGTTGCAACGAATACACCAAAAGAGCACGTTGGGTACGCCCTCGGTACGCTAAATTCAGGAGCGGTTGCAGGTGCCATTTGTGGTCCTTTATTTGGAGGATTAATGGCAGAAACGTTTGGCTTTCGAATGATATTTAATATTACTGGTATTGTTATTTTACTTGCAGCATTTGTTGTATTATTTCTAGTGAAAGAAGAGAAAAAACCAGAACCCTCAGCCAAAAATGAGAAAAGCAACGCGATAAAAGATTTCAAAAAAGTAACGGTGCATTCTCCGATGCTATCTTTAATGCTTGTAGGTTTTCTTGTACAGTTTGCGCTTCTTGGTATGAATCCACTCATTCCTCTTTTTGTACAGCAGCTTACAGCAGGCGGAAATGTGGCTTTATTTGCAGGTATAGCCGCTTCTGTCATGGGAGTAGCCAATATGATAGCTTCACCTAAACTTGGAAAAGTTGGAGATCGTAAAGGCTCTCACCACGTTCTCTATTACTCGTTAATAGGGGCTGCGGTCTTTTCTATCCCTCAGGCGTTTGTTCAAGAACTTTGGCAATTAATTGCTCTCCGCTTTTTATTAGGGTTATGTATTGGAGGATTGCTTCCTTCAGTCAATTCGTTAGTTAAAACGTTATCGCCTGCTGGCATGGAAAGTAGAACGTATAGCTTCTCGAATAGCGCGGTATATTTAGGAAACTTACTTGGACCTATAACGGGGGGAGCCATTGTCGCGTTGGTTGGGACAAGAGGTCTGTTTTTATTTGCAGGGATCATATTGTTGATCAGCGTAGCGTATGTAAAAAGAAAAGTTCTCCCAATCCTTGATCGGAAACGCACAGTTTATGAAGCAAAAGAAATTCCATCATAAAAGCAGGAGCCATTGGCTCCTGCTTTTGTTTATTCTATGAAATTACTGAAGCGGAGGAATTAAGTTATTTAAGCGAAGTATCCCAACAATGTAGTTGAAATAAAGATCTACTTCGTTAAATTCACTTGAAGGCTTCACTTCAATAGGGATGATTGGCGTCTCGATCTCATTGCTTAATGCTTCAAATAGTTCTTGGCGCTGTACAGAAGGCTCTTTTGCAGGAATCCCTTCTCTAGATATGTAAAGAGGCTGTAGGTTTCCTTCTCCAGCGGGTTTTAAGACGACTACTGGTGATAAAACCTCCCTGTTATTCTTAATGGTTTTAAGTACGAGTAAACGGTGAACGCGATGTGAATTCGTTCTTGCAAGTTCAACTAATTCATATATATCAGAATAGCCTTCACCAAGCTCGATAAAGCGTTGAATCATGTTGTCACTCTCCTTTCCTTTAAATCAGAAATCCAATCATAATGTAGCATGAATTCTTTATGATGGAAAGGATGAAGCGTTTGCATTAGAATGAAAGAAAGGAGGTTCTTCTATGGGCTCGATTCTGCTCCTGGTTGGTTTAGTAGGTGGGTTGCTTTATCTATACTGGAAAGGAAGACATGCTAAAGAGGAAACCGTCGATAAAAAGTTGATTCAGGGATTGATTATCACAGACATTCTTGCTGCACTTGTGTTGCATGGTGTCATAACAGCAGCGGAGGCTGAAATGCTTTCAGAGCAATCTCTATCAGAGGTAGAAGATTATTTGTTTAATCATACGAGTATTACAGAAGGATCATTTAGCGACTGGGTTCATCACGGTTGGCATGGTGTGCAGTTTGATGCACTCGACATTGATTCTGGCTAAAGTAAGAAACCTCTTTTGTTCCGTATCGATAAAAAAACCCGCAGGATTTCCTGCGGGTGCCTTAAGCTGTGAAGCTAAGGCAAATGGGAGAGGAGAAACCGGAGGAAGAACTTATGGGGAAACGTAAGTCTTCTTCCGCGGTTGGCAACATCGTTATGAACGATGCTACTACGTTTAGTATCACCATCCCAAAAACGTTTATACATGGATTTTAGCTTTCCCTTTTTTTGTGGTAGGATAAGTAGGAATATGGAAACGATAAGGTTGTGAGAGAGATGCGTATAATTGCAGGAGAATGTAAAGGAAGGCAAATTAAGCCTGTCCCTGGAACTTCTACAAGACCAACAACAGATAAAGTAAGAGAATCAATTTATAATATCATTGGCCCATTTTTTGAAGGTGGTTTCGCTCTTGATTTGTATGGAGGTAGTGGAGCACTAGGCATTGAAGCTTTAAGTCGTGGTATTGAAAAATGTGTTTTTGTGGATCGCGAAAGTAAAGCGATTGAAACAATCAAATCGAATTTGGAGCAAACGAATTTTACGGAATCCGCGGAAGTTTTTCGGAATGATTCAAAGCGTGCGCTAAAAGCTCTTCAAAAACGAGAGGTTAAATTTTCACTTGTTTTATTAGACCCTCCATATCATAAAGAGCAAATCTTGCACGACCTTGAAAAGCTTACGGCTTATCATTTGTTACACGATCAAGCAACGATTGTCGTTGAGCACAAAAAAGAAGTGACGCTTCCAGAATCCTATGCGGGATTGCGAATGATTCGTGAAGAAACGTATAGCGGGAAAACAACGATATCCATTTATACATATGAACAGTTGGGTGTTGAGGAGGAGAAATAGT
This genomic interval carries:
- a CDS encoding MFS transporter, which codes for MENWKRNVWILFGSQFLVLGAMTMIMPFLPLYVQELGVEGESQISLWSGVIFGANFLTAFLFSPFWGRMADRHGRKLMLLRSGFGMAIVIILTGFATGPWSLLGLRLLNGVVSGFIPAAIALVATNTPKEHVGYALGTLNSGAVAGAICGPLFGGLMAETFGFRMIFNITGIVILLAAFVVLFLVKEEKKPEPSAKNEKSNAIKDFKKVTVHSPMLSLMLVGFLVQFALLGMNPLIPLFVQQLTAGGNVALFAGIAASVMGVANMIASPKLGKVGDRKGSHHVLYYSLIGAAVFSIPQAFVQELWQLIALRFLLGLCIGGLLPSVNSLVKTLSPAGMESRTYSFSNSAVYLGNLLGPITGGAIVALVGTRGLFLFAGIILLISVAYVKRKVLPILDRKRTVYEAKEIPS
- a CDS encoding DUF7147 family protein; amino-acid sequence: MIQRFIELGEGYSDIYELVELARTNSHRVHRLLVLKTIKNNREVLSPVVVLKPAGEGNLQPLYISREGIPAKEPSVQRQELFEALSNEIETPIIPIEVKPSSEFNEVDLYFNYIVGILRLNNLIPPLQ
- the rsmD gene encoding 16S rRNA (guanine(966)-N(2))-methyltransferase RsmD; translation: MREMRIIAGECKGRQIKPVPGTSTRPTTDKVRESIYNIIGPFFEGGFALDLYGGSGALGIEALSRGIEKCVFVDRESKAIETIKSNLEQTNFTESAEVFRNDSKRALKALQKREVKFSLVLLDPPYHKEQILHDLEKLTAYHLLHDQATIVVEHKKEVTLPESYAGLRMIREETYSGKTTISIYTYEQLGVEEEK